DNA sequence from the Moorena sp. SIOASIH genome:
GTGCTGTAAAATCGGTTTCTCAACTGTTTACACTTCCTCCAGAAGCGGAAATTGATCTTACCCAAGCTTTGGATGACGATTGGTTTCCATAACGGTTGGGGAGTTGTTTAAGTACATAGTTATGGTTTTTTATGGAACAGGGAACAGGGAACAGGGAACAGGGAATAGGGAATAGGGAATAGGGAACAGGGAATAGGGAACAGGGAACAGTCAATAGAGCAATTGGCATCGAAAATAAGTTAATTATTATTGCAAATTAATAATTGTAATTTATCTTTTTTGTGACATTTTCATAATTAACTTATCGGCAAATCGCTATAGCGGTTTCTAACCTAATGAGGTACACATAATTTTTACCCTGTTCCCGATTACCGATTACCGATTCCCTAAAACCGATTCCCTAAAACCGAGAACTCTGTACCTCACCCAATTGAAAACCGCTATATCCTAGGTTGACATCTTAAATACAAAGGGTAGAATAAATTCAGAATAATTTATTCTGGATAAAAATCATGAAAACTAAGAAACTAACTCCCCTTCAAGCTGCTCCTGTTCAGCGTGAAACTGTGACGAATGCTTCAACAGCAGATGCTAATGCGATCGCACCGGCTCGTGCAGGCGGCGGCAGGGGGATCCCGATGGGTGCTCCTTTTGCGGGCGATGACGCTGAGTAGTTGCGTGACGGGCTAGCCCTGATTTTCTGAGAATTGTAACCGGCAAGATGCCGGTTCCACATTCGATGCCTGTTCCATGTTCGATTCCCATTCCATGGCAGGAAACGGGCAAGATGCCGGTTCCACATTCGATGCCCATTCTACATTCGATGCCCGTTCCATGGCATTTGGGAACGGGCAAGATGCCCATTCTACATTCGATGCCTGTTTGACCCAATGGGTGAAGCAGCAATAATTAGATGCATCCTGAAGTAGAGAGCGATCGCATCTGAAGCATCCTTTACAGATAGAGTAAAAAATAGAGTAAAAAAATACTTTCGCCGGCATGGTGGGCAGTGGCTGATCAGCTTTTCACGCTTGGTTGCCAAGACGCGCGATTATTGCCACTGCCCACCCTACGATAATTAGTTCCTGTCTGGTGGGCAGTGGCTGATAATGAGCTTCACGGCTGCTGGCCAATTTCAGGCAACAGCCACTGCCCACCCTACGATTAATTTCCCGATTCCCGATTGATTCCCGATTCCCGATTCCCGATTCCCGATTCCCCACTCCCGACTCCCCACTCCCCATTCCCCACGTAACAAAACGTAAAAAAAAAGGCATTGACAGAGGGTGAGCCAAATCAATAAGCTAAACCACAGAAAGTTTAATTCTATGGAGATGAAACCATGCCCAAGAAAAAACTTACCCCCAAACAGACCGCTCCTGTTTCTCGTAACGGGGTGGCAAGGCAAAATGAGGAGTCAGTCTCCGAGTCTCTCTCCCAGTACTGTGTGGCCCAGATTAATAATGGCTATTGGGTTATGCCTTTTGCAGGGGACGACGCGGAGTAGTCCCCTTAATATACAACCATCTGATCAAAACGTCAAAACCCCTTGTTAGTCCCGGATGGGGCAGGATTTGCGCGGGGTTTATTGGCGAGCTACCTGTGCCGCGTTCCTCGTTTTCGGTTAGCTAGCACGGGGGGCGTGCTTGGCGGGCAGAAGTCCTGCCAGAAGGTTGAGTCGCACTCGAAACTGAGGGCTGACGGTCGAGAAGCTTGCTACCCCAGTGGCATTGTGGAGCAAGCTTCTTTGTGACTACTCCTACATCAAATCAAAGATTATGATGTAGGCGCGCTCTTACTCACGAATGAGACTTACTGTTCCTCGGCGGAAGCCGACGCGGGGCGCGTTCGATATCCTGTATCGATTTACCACAGCCATTGAGCGGCAGTCCAACCGCCATCAATCTATTATACCAAAACCAAGAGACCCCGTCAGGTAATTCCCCTCCCGCGCTTCATGCGCGGGTATAACGGGAGACCCCTTACCTGTTTAGTTGGGTTTATATCTTTGGCAAAAGCCTTTAGATGAGAGAAGGCATCAATAGGAGTGAGGTGGGCATCCTGCCTGCAGGGAATATTGATAACCGGCAAGATAAGATGCAGGTTCCACCAAGATACAGGTTCCACCAACATATTTTACCAAGATTCCGGTTCCACCCACTGGGTCAAACAGCAATAATTAGATGCACCCTGAAGTAAAGCGCGAACGCGCCCCGCGTGGCCTACGGCCAATCGCTCAAGCGCGGAAGCTGAGGCCGTAGGCCACGCTTTGCGAACGCTTCATCGCATCTGAAGCATGGTTTACAGATAGAGTAAAAAATAGAGTAAAAAAATACTTCCGCCTCGGGTGGGCAGTGGCTGATCAGCTCTTCACGCTTGGTTGCCAATTTCGGTAACTTGCCACTGCCCACCCTACGATTATTGCTATCATTGTAAGATGCCCAAAAAAATAAGAGAATTAAAACAAATGTTGCAGAAAGCAGGATTTACCCTCTTGCCTAAGCGAGGAAAAGGTAGTCATTATTATTGGGTGCATCCACTGATAAAAAATCCTGTAGTTTTGTCTGGTAAAGATAGTAAAGACGCCAAACCTTATCAATAAAAAGATGTGATAGCCGTAGTCAAACAAGGGTCGCAGTTAGAACAGGGGGATGAATCATGAAATATAGTATTTTAATTCAATGGTCAGAGGAAGATAACTCTTATGTCGCTAGTTTACCGGAATGGGGTAAATATGCTAGGACACAGGGTGAAACCTATGAGGAAGCTCTTGAGAATGCTAAGGAAGTTTTAGAGGATTTGGTGTACGCCTATGGGCAAGTTAATAAAGAGTTACCAACTCCACAGATACTACAGTTAGCTTAGAAAATCGATGCGATCGCATCTGAAGCATGCTTTACAGATAGAGTAAAAAAAGTAGTTCCGGCTGGTGGGCAGTGGCTGATCATATATTCACGGCTGTTTACCAATTCCCTTGCTAGCCACTGCCCACCCTACGATTAATCTCCCGATTCCCGATTCCCGATTCCCGACTCCCTACTTTATTGGTTAAAATAAACGTTATGAATACTGAGTTAGCCTTATGGAAAGTTGTTATTAGTCTGCCTGAACATCTCAAGAGGGAACTATTGCATTATGCAGACTATTTACGATCAAACTATCCAAATAATACACAATCTGATCAGGAAAAGATAGGAACGGCTCACGGTTATGGGAGTTGGGCAGGTCAAATCATTATGTCAGATGATTGTGATGAACCATTAGAATATTTGGCGGAATATATGTAATATCATCTCCGGTTGAATACTTATACTAGGCGCAAAAGCAAGGCAGAAGGCAGAAGGCAGAAGTAAAAGAATAAGGTTTCAAGGTATAAAGTTTTTTATAACTAATTATCCGAATCTGATATAAGATGAAAGCTCTTCTCGATACTCATGCTTTTCTTGGGTATTTACTAGGTGATACCCGTCTAGCGATTAAAGCGAATAGTATTATTGATACCAAAGCTCACACTACACATTCTAATAAAACTCCCCATCTCCCCGACTCCCGACTCCCGACTCCCGATTCCCGACTCCCGATTACCCTTTTTGTTGAGCGACTAACTTAAAAGTCTCAACAATTTCTGTAATGATAGCAATCTGTTTTGGACTTAGACCACTCACATCGATTACTTTATTTTCCATCACAAGTTTACTCGTTCGTTTACGTAATAGTATTTTGATAGCAAAGGGAACAGGTAACAGCGGATCTGGGAACACCTAGGACTTTGTACCTCACCACATTGAAAACCGCTATACTAATATAGTATCAATGTAAATACTAAACTAGTTTATGTTAACCCTTGATCAAATTGAAACAGCTATTCGACAATTACCAAACAGCGAGATTCGAGAGCTGGCAGCCCGCTTACAGAAATATTTAGATGATTTAGATCATAAGTGGGACCAGCAGCTAGAATCTGACCTAAGCTCTGGAAAGCTAGACAGCCTTATTGCCAGAGCAGAAGCAGATATTGCTACCAATCAAGTTAAGGAGCTTAATGAAATCCTTTACGACACCTGATTTTTGGAAAACTTACGCCATACTTCCCACCTCAGTTAAGGAGCAAGCACGAAAAGCTTACCAAATCTGGCAGCAAAATCCCTTTCACCCATCATTGCACTTCAAGAAAGTCGGCAACAATCTTTGGTCAGCGCGTATCACTCGTAACTACCGGGCTTTAGCTATCAAGAAAGGTAACGATTATTACTGGATTTGGATTGGCACACATGATCAATATCAAACTCTTCTTAATTAGGCTGTTCCATCACCCCATCTCCCCATCTCTAAAAAAAGTAGTTCCAGCGGCTGGTGGGCAGTGGCTGATCATATATTCACCGCTGTTTACCAATTCCGTTGCTAGCCACTGCCCACCCTACCATTCTCCCCATCACCCCATCACCCCATCTCCCCATCTCCCCACTTGCCACTGCCCACCCTACGATTCTTGACTGGAAGCGATCGCATCTGAAGCATGCATGACAGATAAAGTAAAAAATAAAGTAAAAAAAGTAGTTCCAGCTGAAAATGGAAGCGATCGCATCTGGTAATGCATGACACAGAGAGTAAAAAAAGTTCCTGTCTGGTGGGCAGTGGCTGATGATAGCTTCATGGCTGCTAGCCAATTTCAGGCAACAGCCACTGCCCACCCTACGATTCGGCACCCCATCTCCCCATCTGAAAATGGAAGCGATCGCATCTGGTAATGCATGACACAGAGAGTAAAAAAAGTTCCTGTCTGGTGGGCAGTGGCTGATGATAGTTTCACGGCTGCTAGCCAATTTCAGGCAACAGCCACTGCCCACCCTACGCTTCTGCTGCCGATTCCCGATTCCCGATTCCCCACTCCCGATTCCCAACTCCCGACTCCCGATTCCCGATTCCCGTTCCCCTCCTGGGAGGGGTTAGGGGTGGGTTCCGATTCCCGACTCCCGATTCCCGATTCCCGATTCCCGATTCCCCAAAGCCAGTGACCACCACCTACTCCCCCCAAATTATTTATCAGTGGCTCGAAAACTTTGATGCTGCTGCTTCCTTAGAATACGATGACTATACCTGCCCCAGCATTGCTTGCTAGCCACTGGCAAGGTGCCAGCCCTCTAGGGGAACTGCTGGGTTTAGCGGCAGTGGAAAATGATGAAATGGTGGGCTTGCTGGTAGCAGAACTGCGCAAAGACCCCAAAACCGACACCACTAGTGGGGTCATTCTTTCCCTGTTCGTCCACCCCGAAAACCGGCGACAGGGGGTTGGCAGCGGGTTAATCACCCATCTGGAAGCCCACGTCCGGGAACTGGGTTGTACCCAAATGGAGCTATCCTACCAAGCCACAGAACTCACCACCGTTGCCTTGGAACCCTTGCTAGAAAGATTGGGATGGGAAACTCCTAAAATTTCCCTAATTTTGGCAAAGGTTGATAGGGAACATATTGCCCAAGCCCCCTGGGTCCACCACTATCGTTTCCCCAAAGATTTCACCCTGTTTCCTTGGGCAGAGCTAACCCCAGCCCAGGAGGAACCGATTCACGAACGGCAAAAGCAAAAGGTTTGGTATCCTGAATCCTTGTCTCCGTTTCTGGAACCCTCAAAACTAGAACCCCTCAACAGTTTGGGTTTGCTCTATCAAGGAGACGTGGTGGGTTGGATGGTGAACCACCGGGTTGGCCCCGATACTATCCGCTATACCTCGATGTTTGTAGCGCGACGGTTCCAACGGCGTGGCCGTGGTGCCATGCTGGTTGCAGAGTCTATCATGGCTCAACTCCATAGCGATATTCCTTACTATACCTGTGCGGTGGGGGAGAGTAACCAACCCATGCTTCAATTCGTGGATCGTCGCCTTAAACCTTACTTGACGTCATTGACTGAAGCGTATCGGAGTCTTAAGAAATTAGGGAGTAGGGAGTAGGGAGTAGGGAGTAGGGAATCGGGAATCGGGAGTCGGGAGTCGGGAATCGGGAAAAAGAATTCTTACAATTGATTTAGGATTGCTATTATCCAAGAAAGTAGTAGGGTGTGTTAGCCGATAGGCGTAACGCACCGGGCTTTTGTGTTAGCCGATAGGCGTAACGCACCGGGCTTTTGTGTTAGCCGATAGGCGTAACGCACCGGGCTTTTGTGTTAGCCGATAGGCGTAACGCACCGGGCTTTTGTGTTAGCCGATAGGCGTAACGCACCGGGCTTTTGTGTTAGCCGATAGGCGTAACGCACCGCATTTGTTCGTTAGTATTAGCCGATAGGCGTAACGCACCGCACTTTGCTGGTGAAATATGATGCTAGAAGTAACCCATAAATTTAAAAGTTTTGACGAGTATTTATTATACAATAATAACTCAGAAAAATTCTATGAGTTATTTAATGGTGAGTTAATTGAAATGCCTCCAGAGTCGGGATTTAATGTTGAAATTGCTACGTTTTTATTGATTAGGTTTGCTTTACTTTTAGGTCATCGTAGAGTCCGGGGGCAAGGATTAGAGTTAGAAGTTAGAGGTGAACCGAAAAACCGTTATCCTGATTTGACGATTATCCGAGAAGAGCATATTCAAAAATTATCAAAGCGTAATACCATTCGCCTGTCGATGTCACCGCCTTTATTAGTGGTTGAAGTGGTTAGCCCCGGAGAATTACAACGAGAGCGAGACTATATTGCGAAAAGAATCCAATATCAGGATTGTGGCATTCCTGAATACTGGATTGTGGACCCGGAAAGTCAAAGTATCTTGGTATTAGAATTGAAGGGAAATACTTATACAGAAGTGGGTAGCTTTTCGGGTGATGATTTAGTCTTATCTTCTGGTTTTAAAGATATTAATTTAAAAGTTGACGAATTTTTTAATAAAATTTAAAAAAATATGATACTACAAATTAACAAAATTTTTCAAAGCTTTGACGAGTATTTATTATACAATGATAACTCAGAAAAATTCTATGAGTTATTTAATGGAGAGTTAATCGAAATGCCTCCAGAGTCGGGATTAAATGTTCAAATTGCTAATCGTATTTTTCTGATTTTTGCGTTGATGCTCGGAACAGACAGAGTCAGAGGGCAAGGATTAGAGTTAGAAGTTAGAGGTGAACCGAAAAACCGTTATCCTGATTTGACGATTATCCGAGAAGAGCATATTCAACAATTATCAAAGCGTAATACCATTCGCCTGTCGATGTCACCGCCTTTATTAGTGGTTGAAGTGGTTAGCCCCGGAGAATTACAACGAGAGCGAGACTATATTGCGAAAAGAATCCAATATCAGGATTGTGGCATTCCTGAATACTGGATTGTGGACCCGGAAAGTCAAAGTATCTTGGTATTAGAATTGAAGGGAAATACTTATACAGAAGTGGGTAGCTTTTCGGGTGATGATTTAGTCTTATCTTCTGGATTTAAGGATATTAATTTGAAAGTGTCTGGAGTGTTTGATCTAGAAAAGTAAGTTATATTTTTGGTAAGCAATCAGCCGTCAGCCGTCAGCCGTCAGCCATGCGGTTAGCGTGGCCACAAGCCACTGATAGCTGATTAGCTGATAGCTGATAGCTGATAGCTGATAGCTGATAGCTGATAGCTGATAGCTGATAACTAATAGCTGAATACTTATGATTTTTAGGAACAATTGACTATGAGTATTATGAATTTAAAAAATCTCTACGAAATTGATGATGCCCAATGGCTAGAAGAAACCATTAAGCTTCTGAAAAATAAAGACTTTAATCAACTAGATTGGGATAACTTGATTGAGGAGTTAGAGGATTTGGGCAGAGAGAAGAAAAATGCTGTAGCTAGCCTTTTAGAACAAGTAATCCGTCATTTATTATTACTGCACTATTGGACAACTGAATCTGACTATAATGCAGTTCACTGGCAAGGTGAAATCTATAATTTCCGAATTCAGCTCAAACGAAAGCTGACTACTAATCTCCGTAATTATCTAAATGATGAACTAAGTTCTATTTATAACGATGCCTTAGGATTTGTGAAGATAAAAACTCAGAATTCCGTAACTTTTCCTTCAGAATGTCCCTACGGTCTTGACCAATTACTGGATATCGAATGGTTGCCGAAGGAATAAAGCAGTTTTGAATAGTCGGGAATCGGGAGTCGGGAATCGGGAGTCGGGAATACGGATTAGAATTTAGAATTTAGAATTTAGAATTTAGAATTTAGAATTGGGAATCGGGAATTGGGAATCGGGAATCGGAAATCGGGAATCGGGAGTCGGGATTCTACTTAAGCTACAAGCAAAACGCTATAATTGGCTAATCAGACTTTTATCAGCAATAAAATTCTCCCCATCACCCCATCTCCCCACTTCCCCATCACCCCATCTCCCCATCACCCCATCTCCCCATCACCCCATCTCCCCATCTCCCCATCACCCCATCTCCCTATCTCTTTA
Encoded proteins:
- a CDS encoding Uma2 family endonuclease; protein product: MILQINKIFQSFDEYLLYNDNSEKFYELFNGELIEMPPESGLNVQIANRIFLIFALMLGTDRVRGQGLELEVRGEPKNRYPDLTIIREEHIQQLSKRNTIRLSMSPPLLVVEVVSPGELQRERDYIAKRIQYQDCGIPEYWIVDPESQSILVLELKGNTYTEVGSFSGDDLVLSSGFKDINLKVSGVFDLEK
- a CDS encoding DUF2281 domain-containing protein, with protein sequence MNTELALWKVVISLPEHLKRELLHYADYLRSNYPNNTQSDQEKIGTAHGYGSWAGQIIMSDDCDEPLEYLAEYM
- a CDS encoding Uma2 family endonuclease — translated: MLEVTHKFKSFDEYLLYNNNSEKFYELFNGELIEMPPESGFNVEIATFLLIRFALLLGHRRVRGQGLELEVRGEPKNRYPDLTIIREEHIQKLSKRNTIRLSMSPPLLVVEVVSPGELQRERDYIAKRIQYQDCGIPEYWIVDPESQSILVLELKGNTYTEVGSFSGDDLVLSSGFKDINLKVDEFFNKI
- a CDS encoding type II toxin-antitoxin system HicA family toxin, translated to MPKKIRELKQMLQKAGFTLLPKRGKGSHYYWVHPLIKNPVVLSGKDSKDAKPYQ
- a CDS encoding GNAT family N-acetyltransferase, with amino-acid sequence MTIPAPALLASHWQGASPLGELLGLAAVENDEMVGLLVAELRKDPKTDTTSGVILSLFVHPENRRQGVGSGLITHLEAHVRELGCTQMELSYQATELTTVALEPLLERLGWETPKISLILAKVDREHIAQAPWVHHYRFPKDFTLFPWAELTPAQEEPIHERQKQKVWYPESLSPFLEPSKLEPLNSLGLLYQGDVVGWMVNHRVGPDTIRYTSMFVARRFQRRGRGAMLVAESIMAQLHSDIPYYTCAVGESNQPMLQFVDRRLKPYLTSLTEAYRSLKKLGSRE
- a CDS encoding type II toxin-antitoxin system HicB family antitoxin, with translation MKYSILIQWSEEDNSYVASLPEWGKYARTQGETYEEALENAKEVLEDLVYAYGQVNKELPTPQILQLA
- a CDS encoding DUF29 domain-containing protein, with the translated sequence MSIMNLKNLYEIDDAQWLEETIKLLKNKDFNQLDWDNLIEELEDLGREKKNAVASLLEQVIRHLLLLHYWTTESDYNAVHWQGEIYNFRIQLKRKLTTNLRNYLNDELSSIYNDALGFVKIKTQNSVTFPSECPYGLDQLLDIEWLPKE
- a CDS encoding anacyclamide/piricyclamide family prenylated cyclic peptide, coding for MKTKKLTPLQAAPVQRETVTNASTADANAIAPARAGGGRGIPMGAPFAGDDAE
- a CDS encoding anacyclamide/piricyclamide family prenylated cyclic peptide, producing MPKKKLTPKQTAPVSRNGVARQNEESVSESLSQYCVAQINNGYWVMPFAGDDAE